One genomic segment of Halalkalicoccus jeotgali B3 includes these proteins:
- a CDS encoding archaea-specific SMC-related protein yields the protein MPSLQNTPAAVDVEHIGGINSTSVEFTPGVTVLAGRNATNRTSFLQALMAALGSDRASLKGDADQGRVSLALDDETYTRELTRTDTGVAFAGDPYLEEAQLADLFAFLLESNPARRAVVRNEDLRELILRPVDVEEIEARISQLQAEKRGIDTQLSELSDASRERDSLEEEHARVTNQLETTEAELEEARNSLETAQQSTSDSESTGSDQLDSLRNAQSQLEDVTYDLETEQESVASLEAEQSELEAEQSELEAELEELSVIDEDEVDDLASQIEQIRGRKRELDEIISQLQTVIQFNEQITEEGVTDLLGGEEPSGTEADGGAITDQLLADQSDDVTCWTCGSQVGTEQIESTVSRLQDLRQEKVERRNELTRELEELTAQRKEYTSTRDERAELERALETAVAELTDRTDRISELEARREELVEKIEDLESAVEADEDDEDLLAAQKEVTQLELKRDRLERKQNALAEDIENLEEQLAERDQLEARREEINAELEELRTRIERIEREAIEAFNKHMETVVDLLDYGNLARIWLEYRNPKTSGNATFELHVTRQTDDDTTYEDSVGHLSESEREVTGLVLALAGYLVHNVHEEMPFILLDSLEAIDSERIAQLVEYLKEYASYIVVALLSEDANALDDDYQRVAEI from the coding sequence ATGCCCTCACTTCAGAACACACCTGCCGCCGTCGACGTCGAGCATATCGGCGGCATTAACTCGACCTCAGTCGAATTCACACCCGGTGTCACCGTCCTCGCCGGCAGAAACGCAACGAATCGAACCTCCTTCCTGCAAGCGCTGATGGCCGCTCTCGGCAGCGACCGTGCATCACTCAAAGGCGATGCCGACCAGGGACGTGTGAGCCTTGCCCTTGACGATGAGACCTACACACGTGAACTCACCCGGACCGATACCGGTGTCGCGTTTGCTGGCGATCCCTATCTCGAAGAGGCCCAACTGGCTGATCTGTTCGCGTTTCTCTTAGAATCTAATCCCGCTCGACGGGCCGTCGTTCGCAACGAGGACCTCCGAGAACTCATCCTGCGGCCGGTCGACGTCGAAGAGATTGAAGCCCGAATCAGCCAGCTGCAAGCCGAAAAACGCGGCATCGACACCCAACTCTCGGAACTCTCAGATGCCAGCCGTGAGCGTGATTCCCTCGAAGAAGAACACGCACGCGTTACCAACCAACTCGAAACCACCGAGGCGGAACTTGAGGAGGCACGCAACTCCTTGGAGACGGCCCAACAATCTACGTCCGACTCCGAAAGTACGGGGTCTGACCAGCTCGATTCGCTCCGGAACGCACAATCCCAGCTTGAGGACGTTACCTACGATCTCGAAACCGAGCAGGAAAGCGTCGCCTCGCTCGAAGCCGAACAGTCTGAGCTCGAAGCCGAACAGTCTGAGCTCGAAGCCGAACTTGAGGAGCTTTCGGTTATCGATGAGGACGAAGTAGATGATCTCGCGAGTCAAATCGAGCAGATCCGTGGCCGAAAGCGAGAACTCGACGAGATTATCTCTCAACTCCAGACGGTCATCCAGTTCAACGAGCAGATCACTGAGGAAGGCGTCACGGATCTCCTTGGCGGAGAAGAACCGTCTGGGACGGAAGCAGATGGGGGTGCGATCACGGATCAACTGCTCGCGGACCAATCGGACGATGTCACGTGTTGGACGTGTGGCTCGCAAGTAGGTACTGAACAGATCGAGTCGACGGTCTCTCGCCTCCAAGACCTCCGCCAAGAGAAAGTCGAACGACGTAATGAACTCACCCGAGAGCTCGAAGAGCTCACCGCTCAACGAAAGGAGTACACTAGTACGAGAGACGAGCGTGCGGAACTCGAACGAGCGCTTGAAACGGCTGTGGCAGAGCTTACTGACCGGACTGACCGAATCAGTGAACTCGAAGCACGGCGTGAAGAGCTTGTAGAGAAGATTGAGGATCTCGAATCGGCCGTCGAAGCTGACGAGGATGACGAAGATCTCCTTGCGGCTCAAAAGGAGGTCACACAGCTTGAACTCAAGCGTGATCGGCTTGAACGGAAACAGAACGCTCTCGCAGAGGATATCGAGAATCTCGAAGAGCAGCTTGCAGAACGCGATCAGCTCGAAGCCCGGCGCGAGGAGATCAACGCGGAGCTCGAAGAGCTCCGGACGCGCATCGAACGGATCGAGCGCGAAGCTATTGAAGCGTTCAACAAACATATGGAGACGGTTGTCGACCTGCTGGACTACGGGAACCTCGCGCGTATTTGGCTCGAATACCGGAATCCAAAGACGAGTGGTAATGCAACCTTCGAGCTGCACGTAACGCGCCAAACGGATGACGATACAACGTACGAGGATTCAGTCGGGCACCTGAGCGAGAGCGAACGTGAGGTCACCGGCTTAGTGCTGGCATTGGCGGGCTATCTCGTCCACAATGTGCACGAAGAGATGCCGTTTATCCTGCTTGACTCGTTAGAAGCAATCGATTCCGAGCGTATCGCACAGTTGGTTGAGTATCTCAAGGAATATGCCTCGTATATCGTCGTTGCACTATTGTCTGAAGACGCGAACGCTCTCGACGATGACTACCAACGAGTTGCAGAGATTTGA
- a CDS encoding universal stress protein, with amino-acid sequence MLFLTTHDIDSIAMGAHSRGRLARFLRESIAEQVAQTASVPVLTVRSEENHHEGNIQWSLVRPPLALYLDDLQQRSRTDRSPVESNTGKVLN; translated from the coding sequence TTGCTGTTTCTCACTACGCACGACATTGATTCTATTGCCATGGGTGCACACTCTCGTGGGCGACTCGCCCGATTCTTGCGCGAGTCGATTGCCGAGCAAGTGGCCCAGACTGCGTCAGTTCCCGTCCTTACGGTTCGATCAGAGGAAAACCACCACGAAGGCAACATTCAATGGTCACTCGTTCGACCGCCGTTGGCCCTGTACCTAGACGACTTGCAGCAACGGTCTCGAACGGACAGAAGTCCCGTTGAGTCCAATACTGGTAAGGTACTCAACTGA
- a CDS encoding GYD domain-containing protein, translating into MAKYLVLIRLEEHVQNAQELASFWGELHAKLEEDFGTEVEHSYAVLGDVDFVMIFDAPDRNTAAQAALAIGSYGLDTQTMELIPIEDFADLVTDS; encoded by the coding sequence ATGGCAAAATACCTTGTCCTTATCAGATTAGAAGAACATGTACAAAACGCCCAAGAATTAGCCTCCTTCTGGGGGGAGCTTCATGCTAAGCTGGAGGAAGACTTCGGTACAGAGGTTGAACATTCGTACGCTGTCTTAGGTGATGTCGATTTCGTTATGATCTTTGACGCACCGGACCGAAATACAGCAGCACAAGCCGCGCTTGCGATCGGTAGCTATGGACTCGATACTCAAACGATGGAACTCATCCCAATCGAGGATTTCGCTGATCTTGTAACTGATTCCTGA
- a CDS encoding AbrB/MazE/SpoVT family DNA-binding domain-containing protein has product MPKVDSKGRIVLPQKIRERLGISPGTSVEVHEEEGKAVVKPEDKPEQILNRMDQIIEEATETRSPTPYGELDPIAKDHADTVQRQAQQEQSSDQ; this is encoded by the coding sequence ATGCCAAAAGTAGATTCGAAGGGTCGGATTGTACTCCCCCAAAAGATACGCGAACGGCTCGGAATCTCACCTGGAACATCAGTCGAAGTTCACGAAGAAGAAGGAAAAGCAGTAGTCAAACCCGAAGACAAGCCAGAGCAAATCCTGAACCGGATGGATCAAATAATCGAAGAAGCTACCGAAACCAGATCTCCAACACCGTATGGAGAACTCGATCCGATAGCAAAAGATCACGCAGACACAGTACAACGGCAAGCCCAACAGGAGCAATCCAGTGACCAGTAA
- a CDS encoding type II toxin-antitoxin system VapC family toxin: MTALAHAGTPVSETPLSYVKQAIRGEIEVVIPYASLIGAHHVLSSFYGFSNEEASRLMQNFMDAKQIHWYEKTTESSVRAGFTLAAETNIEGWDGYYAQVAREEGIETVLTLDDDFKQIDEFSAKVILSPEEFTTLNQYLGY; the protein is encoded by the coding sequence GTGACTGCGCTCGCGCACGCGGGAACTCCTGTAAGTGAAACCCCCCTCTCGTATGTAAAGCAAGCAATTCGCGGAGAGATCGAAGTAGTCATCCCGTATGCGTCACTCATCGGAGCACACCATGTTTTATCGTCGTTCTATGGTTTTTCGAACGAGGAAGCGTCTCGACTAATGCAGAATTTCATGGACGCCAAGCAGATTCACTGGTACGAGAAAACAACAGAGAGCAGCGTTCGAGCAGGATTCACTCTCGCAGCTGAAACCAACATCGAAGGCTGGGATGGATATTACGCGCAAGTCGCTCGCGAAGAGGGCATTGAGACCGTGCTGACTCTCGACGATGACTTCAAACAGATAGACGAATTCAGTGCAAAGGTCATTCTCTCTCCTGAAGAGTTCACCACTCTGAACCAGTACTTAGGTTACTAG
- a CDS encoding ParA family protein → MLAYSTYSEAGGVGKTTTAANLAVAHARAGLKPLVVPLDPQDGDLSRLFGVDDQRTEPVDNLTRHLIRRPKGDLNDLIRTVEGVDIIPEHNMLSDLAEYLQREKDQAEAMGEAFGMHSQLLRVLQEAGVPEKYDVLICDPPATEGPHLYNAIHATRSLVIPVEPSAKGKAAVQGLESLVAGLEDQLNVEVGVLAAVPVGFKDTRDQRTILDEIEYPIPEIIGERASLMEGCWMQQCSAFRYVREFRDRRRDYEINTLAQFDSIARQLETEVGLEAPNPPEPGDVDHEVVIA, encoded by the coding sequence ATGTTAGCGTACTCAACGTACAGTGAGGCCGGTGGAGTGGGGAAAACCACGACAGCAGCAAATCTCGCAGTTGCTCATGCGCGAGCAGGTCTCAAACCACTTGTTGTACCGCTTGACCCGCAGGATGGTGATCTCTCACGGCTATTCGGTGTTGATGACCAACGCACAGAACCCGTTGATAATCTCACCCGCCATCTCATTCGCCGGCCCAAAGGTGATCTGAATGATCTCATTCGAACCGTAGAAGGCGTTGATATCATTCCCGAGCACAACATGCTCTCCGATCTCGCAGAGTACCTCCAACGCGAGAAAGACCAGGCAGAAGCAATGGGCGAAGCGTTCGGGATGCACTCACAGCTTCTGCGCGTCCTTCAGGAAGCAGGTGTCCCCGAGAAGTATGATGTCCTTATCTGCGACCCACCAGCCACTGAAGGCCCGCATCTCTACAATGCAATCCATGCAACTCGCTCACTCGTAATTCCTGTTGAACCAAGTGCAAAAGGTAAAGCAGCAGTCCAAGGCCTCGAATCCCTCGTTGCCGGTCTTGAAGACCAACTCAACGTCGAGGTTGGTGTACTAGCAGCCGTCCCTGTCGGCTTCAAAGATACACGCGACCAGCGAACGATTCTTGATGAGATCGAGTATCCTATTCCCGAGATCATCGGAGAGCGAGCTTCTCTCATGGAGGGGTGCTGGATGCAGCAGTGTTCGGCATTTAGATACGTTCGAGAATTCCGAGACCGACGTCGGGATTACGAGATCAATACGCTCGCTCAGTTTGATTCCATAGCTCGGCAACTAGAGACAGAAGTTGGGCTTGAAGCACCAAATCCACCTGAACCAGGGGATGTGGACCATGAGGTGGTCATTGCATGA
- a CDS encoding transporter, with amino-acid sequence MNDEEGSPSEEAVRKAVDHAQSGAPAAGSAVRDRFTADEIFQRVVAAAGEEVTLGFRELFFSGLAAGFAIALTFMLHASFAADFGEEAVVASGILYPLRLSSHSRSSRNSDDIWNGGN; translated from the coding sequence ATGAACGATGAGGAGGGCTCTCCCAGCGAAGAGGCAGTCCGGAAGGCAGTTGACCACGCCCAGAGCGGAGCGCCCGCAGCTGGGTCAGCAGTTCGTGATCGGTTCACCGCTGATGAGATCTTTCAACGTGTTGTCGCGGCCGCGGGTGAGGAAGTAACGCTTGGATTTCGCGAGCTATTCTTCAGTGGACTCGCTGCTGGGTTCGCGATCGCACTGACCTTCATGCTTCATGCCTCGTTTGCAGCGGATTTTGGTGAGGAGGCAGTAGTCGCGAGCGGAATCCTGTACCCCCTTAGGTTATCTTCTCACTCCAGAAGCAGTCGAAACAGCGACGACATTTGGAATGGAGGGAATTAG
- a CDS encoding TRAM domain-containing protein: MQIEIPQELVEQGTVNPGAVYQVAVLPTETEDAVDNHQSTASTDASSSSSPAESPEPPVNEGEIRTVTIDTLGDQGDGITRVERGYVVIVPDAEPDEEVTVEIETVQSNVAFASVLERSK, translated from the coding sequence ATGCAGATCGAGATTCCACAAGAGCTAGTCGAACAGGGGACGGTTAATCCAGGAGCAGTCTATCAAGTCGCCGTGCTGCCTACGGAAACTGAGGACGCAGTAGACAACCACCAGAGCACAGCATCCACTGACGCTTCATCGTCTTCTTCCCCGGCAGAGAGTCCAGAGCCACCAGTCAACGAGGGTGAGATCCGAACAGTGACGATCGATACGCTCGGCGATCAGGGAGATGGAATTACTCGTGTCGAACGGGGATACGTAGTAATCGTCCCGGATGCCGAACCCGATGAGGAGGTAACCGTTGAAATCGAGACCGTCCAGTCGAACGTCGCCTTTGCGAGCGTCCTCGAACGAAGCAAATAG
- a CDS encoding orc1/cdc6 family replication initiation protein, protein MGMFRRDHLVFANAKPLDDSYEPEDIRKRDQELAKYQRALQPIIDNRPTSNIFLYGKTGTGKTVATKFMLSHLENDAADYDDVDLATIWVSCENLSSSYQVAIALVNEIRRKQDKDRISTTGYSQQRVFDILYEELDALNGTIIIVLDEIDNIGQSDDILYGLPRARSNGYVENIRPVIVGISNDFQFRDNLSPKVKDTLAEKEILFPPYDANQLISILEPRADKAFHDGILESDVVPLCAAFAAQDSGSARQAIRLLREAGELAQSNDDETVSEWHVREAQDELEKNQLYEGMQELTIQGHAVLCALAFHQAMNEVPVRSRTLYERYMNICNQFDADSVSERRVRDHLSDLSMLGLITVYERNEGLSAGRYHEYELDVPLRAVLNVLRSTNRFEGIADTIKDNVKEQ, encoded by the coding sequence ATGGGAATGTTTCGCCGGGATCATTTGGTGTTTGCTAATGCCAAGCCACTCGATGATTCCTATGAACCCGAAGACATTCGAAAGCGAGACCAAGAACTCGCCAAGTATCAACGCGCGCTACAACCCATTATCGACAATCGCCCCACATCAAATATTTTCCTCTACGGGAAAACCGGGACCGGCAAAACAGTAGCGACAAAGTTCATGCTTTCTCACCTAGAGAACGATGCCGCCGACTACGACGATGTGGACCTTGCAACCATCTGGGTAAGCTGTGAGAACCTTTCTTCCTCCTACCAAGTCGCCATCGCACTCGTGAACGAGATCCGCAGAAAACAGGATAAGGACCGAATTAGTACAACTGGATACTCTCAGCAACGAGTCTTCGACATTCTCTATGAGGAACTTGACGCACTCAATGGGACCATCATAATCGTGCTCGACGAGATCGATAATATTGGACAATCCGACGACATCCTCTATGGACTCCCTCGAGCACGTTCAAACGGATATGTCGAGAACATTCGCCCAGTCATCGTCGGTATTAGCAACGACTTCCAATTCAGAGATAATCTCTCCCCCAAGGTCAAAGATACACTCGCTGAAAAAGAGATTCTGTTCCCTCCATATGATGCCAATCAGCTTATCTCGATCTTAGAACCACGTGCTGACAAAGCATTCCATGACGGTATCCTCGAGAGTGATGTCGTTCCTCTCTGCGCTGCGTTTGCTGCACAGGATTCTGGATCAGCACGACAGGCAATCCGCCTTCTTCGGGAAGCCGGCGAACTCGCCCAATCGAACGATGACGAAACTGTCTCTGAGTGGCACGTCCGTGAAGCACAAGATGAACTCGAAAAAAATCAACTGTATGAGGGAATGCAGGAACTCACGATTCAAGGCCACGCTGTCCTCTGTGCACTTGCATTTCATCAAGCTATGAATGAGGTACCAGTTCGATCACGGACACTCTACGAACGGTACATGAATATTTGTAACCAGTTTGATGCCGACAGCGTAAGTGAACGCCGAGTCCGAGATCATCTCTCTGACCTGAGTATGCTGGGCCTTATTACCGTCTATGAACGCAATGAGGGACTTTCAGCCGGTCGTTACCATGAATATGAACTCGACGTTCCGTTACGAGCTGTCCTTAACGTACTCCGCTCTACAAACCGTTTCGAAGGTATTGCAGATACTATCAAAGACAATGTCAAAGAACAGTAG
- a CDS encoding DUF7344 domain-containing protein, with product MSYGPTQQESDQESGGLTEPEAMMSEDISHLPGYNALQERLSSPLAGQGLSKETIFDLLRNRRRRYVLQYFEMQAEVVRLGDLADALAEWEMEEEDAYITHQDRKRAYVSLYQTHLPKLDDANVIDYNQPRGTIELGQNFQSVQKYLHPSHSGTVFWDRLYLSGGFVTLSILGFAQFTAFPFVAVPNIAWFLLVLFVFGPIVLTHSVVTHSS from the coding sequence ATGAGCTACGGACCAACACAGCAAGAGAGCGACCAAGAATCGGGTGGATTGACCGAACCAGAGGCCATGATGAGCGAGGATATCAGCCATCTGCCTGGATATAATGCACTCCAAGAACGGCTCTCGTCACCACTGGCTGGTCAGGGATTATCAAAAGAGACAATTTTTGATCTTCTGCGCAATCGCCGCCGTCGATATGTGCTACAGTATTTTGAGATGCAGGCGGAAGTAGTGAGACTGGGTGACCTCGCAGACGCACTTGCAGAGTGGGAGATGGAAGAGGAGGATGCCTACATCACCCACCAGGATCGGAAGCGCGCGTACGTCTCACTGTATCAGACGCACCTTCCGAAACTCGATGATGCAAATGTCATCGACTACAATCAACCGAGAGGCACGATCGAACTCGGACAAAATTTTCAATCTGTACAGAAGTATCTCCACCCCTCACACTCGGGGACGGTGTTTTGGGACCGTCTCTATCTGAGTGGAGGCTTCGTAACTCTCAGCATTCTGGGATTTGCTCAATTCACTGCATTTCCGTTTGTTGCTGTGCCTAATATTGCGTGGTTCCTACTGGTACTCTTCGTGTTCGGACCGATTGTCCTTACCCACTCGGTCGTTACTCATTCCAGCTAA
- a CDS encoding formate/nitrite transporter family protein yields MEGIRTAWWDLFYKDVFAGFIVAGVVWLDFAARDTAFRLVLVYLAFLAIPTAGLYHSVVTAAEMLFLVFEDRIGIIVGTIDFLLPVLLGNTIGGVVLVTLINYAQTSKNRMEFANVQQITPLTPREWLFGGLVGRAHVAGESVEDSANHDD; encoded by the coding sequence ATGGAGGGAATTAGGACGGCGTGGTGGGACCTATTCTATAAAGATGTGTTTGCTGGATTTATTGTTGCCGGTGTTGTGTGGCTCGATTTCGCCGCTCGCGACACTGCATTTCGACTCGTGCTCGTGTATCTCGCGTTCCTTGCGATTCCAACCGCTGGACTGTACCACAGCGTCGTTACTGCCGCAGAGATGTTATTCCTTGTATTTGAAGATCGAATCGGTATCATTGTTGGTACAATTGACTTTCTCCTTCCAGTGTTGCTCGGCAATACGATAGGTGGAGTAGTGTTAGTGACACTGATCAACTACGCTCAGACAAGTAAGAATCGAATGGAGTTTGCAAATGTACAGCAGATCACTCCGTTAACACCTCGCGAATGGCTTTTCGGTGGACTAGTAGGTCGTGCGCATGTCGCTGGAGAGTCAGTTGAAGATTCCGCAAATCACGACGACTGA
- a CDS encoding PadR family transcriptional regulator translates to MYDLTGFQRDLLYVIGGLDDPHGLALKAELEGYYDTEIHHGRLYPNLDTLVDKGLVEKLQMDRRTNLYKLTARGQREIDARREWEQQYLRDTLSAA, encoded by the coding sequence ATGTACGATCTTACCGGCTTCCAGCGGGATTTGCTCTACGTTATTGGTGGACTAGACGACCCGCATGGCCTCGCGCTCAAAGCCGAACTCGAGGGATATTACGACACAGAGATTCACCACGGACGGCTCTATCCAAACCTCGATACGCTCGTCGATAAAGGGCTCGTCGAGAAATTACAGATGGATCGACGGACGAACCTCTATAAACTCACAGCGCGTGGCCAGCGAGAAATCGACGCTCGTCGAGAGTGGGAACAACAGTACCTGCGCGATACGCTGAGCGCAGCCTAA